Proteins encoded in a region of the Syntrophorhabdaceae bacterium genome:
- a CDS encoding dihydroorotase: protein MKTLIKGGRLVDPGREIDAKLDILLSGNIVEKIDKNIPEKGAGVRVIDATGHIIAPGLIDVHTHLREPGYEYKETIRTGTMAAAKGGFTSVVCMANTDPVNDNKSVTEYIVKMAKLEGMCRVFPCGAISKGLKGEELSDIGEMYEAGIVALSDDGKSVKNAGLLRRAFEYALLFKIPVISHCEDDNLSGGFVHEGLASVKSGLDAIPPIAEEVIVHRDIAVARYVNAPVHLTHISAQGSLEAIAAAKRQYKKVTCDTCPHYFSLTDEATLGFDTNTKVNPPLRSPKDVDAVKEALRNNTIDIIATDHAPHEFTSKDVEFNLATFGISGLETAFALSLALVHEGVLTLKELLGKFTVNPARFLNIPYGTLAQGSAADLIIFNPDAEWTVDTEQFLSKGKNTPFGGWKLKGKNLLTIMDGKIVYRDPLFKKA from the coding sequence ATGAAGACCCTCATCAAGGGAGGGAGGCTTGTTGATCCCGGCCGGGAGATCGACGCAAAACTCGATATCCTCCTCAGCGGAAATATCGTTGAAAAGATAGATAAAAATATCCCCGAAAAGGGCGCCGGCGTAAGGGTCATTGATGCCACGGGCCACATCATCGCGCCGGGGCTTATCGACGTCCATACCCACCTGCGGGAACCCGGTTACGAATACAAAGAAACCATCAGGACAGGGACGATGGCAGCGGCTAAGGGAGGATTTACCTCTGTGGTCTGTATGGCAAACACCGATCCCGTGAACGATAACAAGAGTGTAACAGAATATATCGTAAAGATGGCAAAGCTGGAAGGCATGTGCCGTGTATTTCCCTGCGGCGCTATCTCGAAGGGTCTGAAAGGCGAAGAGCTTTCAGACATCGGCGAGATGTACGAGGCGGGAATTGTCGCCCTTTCCGATGACGGGAAGTCCGTGAAGAACGCAGGGCTTTTGAGAAGGGCATTCGAATACGCGCTGCTTTTTAAGATCCCGGTCATATCCCATTGCGAGGACGATAACCTTTCCGGTGGTTTTGTTCACGAAGGCCTTGCGTCCGTGAAGAGCGGCCTTGACGCGATCCCTCCAATCGCAGAAGAGGTCATTGTACACCGTGATATCGCTGTAGCACGGTACGTCAACGCCCCGGTGCATCTTACCCACATCTCGGCGCAGGGAAGCCTCGAGGCCATCGCAGCGGCAAAAAGGCAGTACAAGAAGGTCACCTGTGATACCTGTCCGCATTATTTCAGCCTCACCGATGAGGCAACGCTCGGCTTTGACACCAATACAAAGGTCAACCCGCCGCTTCGTTCCCCGAAGGACGTCGATGCCGTCAAAGAGGCGCTGCGGAATAATACTATCGATATCATCGCCACAGATCACGCACCCCATGAGTTCACCTCAAAAGATGTGGAATTCAACCTCGCGACCTTCGGGATCTCAGGTCTGGAGACGGCCTTTGCCCTGTCTCTTGCCCTTGTCCATGAGGGGGTCCTGACCCTGAAGGAGCTTCTCGGGAAATTTACCGTCAACCCTGCAAGGTTTCTTAATATACCCTACGGTACGCTGGCACAGGGCAGCGCTGCCGACCTTATCATCTTCAACCCCGATGCTGAATGGACCGTCGATACGGAACAGTTCCTTTCAAAAGGCAAAAACACGCCCTTTGGCGGGTGGAAACTGAAAGGAAAGAACCTCCTTACCATCATGGACGGCAAGATCGTCTACAGAGATCCCCTGTTCAAAAAGGCATAA
- a CDS encoding aspartate carbamoyltransferase catalytic subunit gives MNWDKKDLLGIKELSKEEILLILDTAESFKDISKREIKKVPTLRGKTVITLFYEPSTRTRTSFEIAAKRLSADTINISSSTSSSVKGETLKDTARNLESMRPDAIVIRHSMPGAPHMLAKIIDSSVINGGDGAHEHPTQALLDLFTIREKKGHIDGLKVVIIGDIAHSRVARSNFFALRHFDAEILCSGPPTMIPPDIESLGVRTEYDMNRAVKGADVIMMLRIQKERGGISFVPSVKEYATFYGLRKEHIEKAKKDVIIMHPGPMNRGIEIADEVADGPYSVILDQVENGLAVRMAILYLLIGRET, from the coding sequence ATGAACTGGGACAAAAAAGATCTTCTCGGGATCAAAGAACTTTCAAAGGAGGAGATCTTACTTATCCTCGACACCGCGGAGTCCTTCAAAGACATATCAAAAAGAGAGATCAAGAAGGTACCGACCCTTCGGGGCAAGACCGTCATTACCCTCTTTTACGAACCGAGCACCAGGACAAGGACGTCATTTGAGATCGCGGCAAAACGGCTGAGCGCTGATACGATCAACATCTCCTCCAGCACAAGCAGCTCCGTAAAAGGCGAGACGCTCAAAGATACCGCGCGGAACCTTGAATCGATGAGGCCCGACGCGATAGTTATCAGGCACAGCATGCCCGGGGCGCCTCATATGCTTGCGAAGATCATCGATTCTTCCGTGATCAACGGCGGTGACGGCGCCCATGAACATCCCACACAGGCGCTTCTTGACCTCTTCACTATCCGTGAAAAGAAAGGCCATATAGACGGCCTGAAGGTCGTTATCATCGGCGATATTGCCCACAGCAGGGTCGCACGGTCGAACTTCTTTGCACTTCGCCACTTCGATGCCGAGATCCTCTGCTCAGGCCCCCCGACAATGATCCCCCCTGACATAGAGAGCCTCGGGGTAAGGACGGAATACGACATGAACAGGGCGGTGAAGGGCGCCGACGTTATCATGATGCTCCGCATCCAGAAGGAGCGCGGCGGGATCTCTTTCGTTCCCTCCGTAAAGGAGTATGCAACGTTCTATGGATTGCGGAAAGAACACATTGAGAAGGCAAAAAAGGATGTCATCATCATGCACCCTGGCCCGATGAACAGGGGCATAGAGATCGCCGACGAGGTCGCCGATGGTCCTTATTCAGTCATCCTCGACCAGGTTGAGAACGGACTGGCAGTGAGGATGGCGATCCTCTACCTCCTCATAGGGAGGGAAACATGA
- the pyrR gene encoding bifunctional pyr operon transcriptional regulator/uracil phosphoribosyltransferase PyrR has product MKNKVLLDKKAVERTVTRMTHEILEKNHGCEELSLIGIRTRGIYLANRLQKKIKSIEGIKLPVGVLDITMYRDDINMLKTPVIKKTDIPFDVNDGTIILIDDVMHTGRTTRAAIDAIMDLGRPKKIQLAVLVDRGERELPIHPDYAGIHYTANPEEEVLVRLHEVDGKDEVVIVRS; this is encoded by the coding sequence ATGAAAAACAAGGTGCTCCTCGATAAAAAAGCGGTTGAACGGACCGTGACCAGGATGACCCACGAGATCCTCGAAAAGAACCACGGCTGCGAGGAACTGAGTCTTATCGGCATCAGGACAAGAGGCATCTATCTGGCAAACCGGCTCCAGAAAAAGATCAAGAGTATTGAAGGGATAAAACTTCCTGTCGGCGTCCTCGATATCACGATGTACCGGGACGATATCAATATGCTCAAAACACCTGTTATTAAAAAAACCGATATACCCTTCGACGTGAACGATGGCACCATCATCCTTATTGACGACGTGATGCATACGGGAAGAACAACGAGGGCTGCTATCGATGCCATCATGGACCTCGGCAGGCCAAAGAAGATCCAGCTTGCCGTCCTCGTCGACAGGGGTGAACGGGAACTCCCTATACACCCGGATTATGCAGGCATCCACTACACGGCAAACCCCGAGGAAGAGGTGCTCGTAAGGCTCCACGAGGTCGATGGAAAAGATGAAGTCGTTATTGTGAGATCGTAG